A DNA window from Impatiens glandulifera chromosome 7, dImpGla2.1, whole genome shotgun sequence contains the following coding sequences:
- the LOC124944719 gene encoding PHD finger protein EHD3-like isoform X1, producing the protein MMADEERKTCDSVVDVGGVGCGLNGIDAGVKNGVLGNGNYSAESSRECLRTYKRRKHNSLLSPKIELLQEGKLLTYRSSNYQDKMVKEQGDNGHQLKCPRNDVLEQMCKSISETGGSLHGCLKNVLSHTGSSCRTADKQDSVHSHGGENKSQPHTALTINGLHNAGEVHVDAMPNHLPSKSDCTITELCQRTFVDILMSEKFAQLCSLLMENFSGMRVDEFIDIKNINSRMENGTYETSPVLFHSDIKQLWTKVQKVGTQMVSLGNSLLVKSNSACHEHVAGSVPEIGKHEVPSEEQNDASVVKPFACGKCGVHADGKDCLVCDSCEETYHVSCIEPAVTEIPARNWYCLKCTTGSIQSPHHNCVVCDRLNAGDNVVSDNSNDPDDGLKSDENLYCCSICRGKVENNRDMKVCGHVYCPHKYYHVRCLTGKQLSTHGPCWYCPSCLCSICLVDKDDDKIILCDACDNAYHIYCMEPPLDRIPNGKWFCRKCDAGLKKIGKVRRAYEIVQNRSEMKGEIGNVKNEA; encoded by the exons ATGATGGCTGATGAGGAGAGAAAGACATGCGACTCTGTTGTTGACGTTGGAGGGGTTGGTTGTGGACTGAATGGAATTGATGCTGGTGTCAAAAATGGTGTTTTGGGTAATGGGAATTATTCAGCTGAATCATCGAGGGAATGTCTTAGAACATACAAGAGGAGGAAACATAACAGTTTACTTAGTCCCAAGATTGAATTGCTGCAGGAGGGGAAGCTTTTAACTTATCGTTCTTCAAATTATCAAGATAAG ATGGTAAAAGAACAAGGAGATAATGGTCATCAATTGAAATGCCCAAGAAACGATGTTTTGGAACAAATGTGCAAGTCAATATCTGAGACAGGAGGCAGTTTACATGGATGCCTCAAAAATGTACTATCGCATACTGGGAGCAGTTGCAGAACTGCAGATAAG CAGGATTCTGTTCATTCTCATGGAGGTGAAAATAAGTCTCAGCCACATACTGCGCTGACCATCAATGGGTTGCACAATGCTGGAGAAGTACACGTTGATGCAATGCCTAATCATCTGCCCTCTAAATCAGACTGTACAATAACTGAGCTCTGTCAACGAACATTTGTGGATATTCTTATGTCGGAAAAGTTTGCTCAGTTATGCAGCCTTCTGATGGAGAACTTCTCAGGAATGAGGGTTGATGAATTTATTGATATCAAGAATATAAACTCAAGGATGGAAAACGGAACTTATGAGACTTCTCCTGTGCTTTTTCACTCTGATATTAAACAG TTGTGGACAAAGGTTCAAAAAGTTGGCACCCAAATGGTTTCTCTTGGCAACAGTCTTCTGGTGAAATCTAATTCAGCTTGCCATGAACAT GTGGCAGGCTCTGTTCCCGAAATTGGTAAACATGAG GTTCCCTCCGAGGAACAAAACGATGCATCCGTTGTTAAACCTTTTGCTTGTGGGAAGTGTGGAGTACATGCAGATGGAAAAGATTGCTTGGTGTGTGATTCTTGCGAGGAAACATACCACGTCTCTTGCATTGAGCCTGCTGTTACAGAAATTCCCGCAAGAAATTGGTACTGTTTGAAGTGCACCACAGGCAGTATTCAATCACCCCATCACAATTGTGTAGTGTGCGATAGACTGAATGCTGGAGACAATGTGGTTAGTGACAATTCAAACGATCCAGATGATGGCCTCAAATCTGACGAGAATCTGTATTGCTGCTCCATCTGTAGAGGGAAAGTGGAAAATAACCGAGATATGAAGGTATGTGGCCATGTCTATTGTCCACATAAGTATTACCATGTCAGGTGTTTGACAGGTAAGCAGTTGAGTACACATGGTCCATGTTGGTACTGCCCATCTTGTCTTTGTTCGATTTGTCTTGTTGACAAAGACGACGATAAGATCATTTTATGTGATGCCTGTGATAATGCGTATCACATCTACTGCATGGAACCTCCACTGGATAGAATTCCAAATGGGAAGTGGTTTTGCAGAAAATGCGATGCTGGGTTAAAGAAGATAGGCAAAGTAAGAAGGGCATATGAGATTGTACAAAACCGATCAGAAATGAAGGGTGAAATTGGAAATGTGAAAAATGAAG CGTGA
- the LOC124944719 gene encoding PHD finger protein EHD3-like isoform X2 — MMADEERKTCDSVVDVGGVGCGLNGIDAGVKNGVLGNGNYSAESSRECLRTYKRRKHNSLLSPKIELLQEGKLLTYRSSNYQDKMVKEQGDNGHQLKCPRNDVLEQMCKSISETGGSLHGCLKNVLSHTGSSCRTADKDSVHSHGGENKSQPHTALTINGLHNAGEVHVDAMPNHLPSKSDCTITELCQRTFVDILMSEKFAQLCSLLMENFSGMRVDEFIDIKNINSRMENGTYETSPVLFHSDIKQLWTKVQKVGTQMVSLGNSLLVKSNSACHEHVAGSVPEIGKHEVPSEEQNDASVVKPFACGKCGVHADGKDCLVCDSCEETYHVSCIEPAVTEIPARNWYCLKCTTGSIQSPHHNCVVCDRLNAGDNVVSDNSNDPDDGLKSDENLYCCSICRGKVENNRDMKVCGHVYCPHKYYHVRCLTGKQLSTHGPCWYCPSCLCSICLVDKDDDKIILCDACDNAYHIYCMEPPLDRIPNGKWFCRKCDAGLKKIGKVRRAYEIVQNRSEMKGEIGNVKNEA, encoded by the exons ATGATGGCTGATGAGGAGAGAAAGACATGCGACTCTGTTGTTGACGTTGGAGGGGTTGGTTGTGGACTGAATGGAATTGATGCTGGTGTCAAAAATGGTGTTTTGGGTAATGGGAATTATTCAGCTGAATCATCGAGGGAATGTCTTAGAACATACAAGAGGAGGAAACATAACAGTTTACTTAGTCCCAAGATTGAATTGCTGCAGGAGGGGAAGCTTTTAACTTATCGTTCTTCAAATTATCAAGATAAG ATGGTAAAAGAACAAGGAGATAATGGTCATCAATTGAAATGCCCAAGAAACGATGTTTTGGAACAAATGTGCAAGTCAATATCTGAGACAGGAGGCAGTTTACATGGATGCCTCAAAAATGTACTATCGCATACTGGGAGCAGTTGCAGAACTGCAGATAAG GATTCTGTTCATTCTCATGGAGGTGAAAATAAGTCTCAGCCACATACTGCGCTGACCATCAATGGGTTGCACAATGCTGGAGAAGTACACGTTGATGCAATGCCTAATCATCTGCCCTCTAAATCAGACTGTACAATAACTGAGCTCTGTCAACGAACATTTGTGGATATTCTTATGTCGGAAAAGTTTGCTCAGTTATGCAGCCTTCTGATGGAGAACTTCTCAGGAATGAGGGTTGATGAATTTATTGATATCAAGAATATAAACTCAAGGATGGAAAACGGAACTTATGAGACTTCTCCTGTGCTTTTTCACTCTGATATTAAACAG TTGTGGACAAAGGTTCAAAAAGTTGGCACCCAAATGGTTTCTCTTGGCAACAGTCTTCTGGTGAAATCTAATTCAGCTTGCCATGAACAT GTGGCAGGCTCTGTTCCCGAAATTGGTAAACATGAG GTTCCCTCCGAGGAACAAAACGATGCATCCGTTGTTAAACCTTTTGCTTGTGGGAAGTGTGGAGTACATGCAGATGGAAAAGATTGCTTGGTGTGTGATTCTTGCGAGGAAACATACCACGTCTCTTGCATTGAGCCTGCTGTTACAGAAATTCCCGCAAGAAATTGGTACTGTTTGAAGTGCACCACAGGCAGTATTCAATCACCCCATCACAATTGTGTAGTGTGCGATAGACTGAATGCTGGAGACAATGTGGTTAGTGACAATTCAAACGATCCAGATGATGGCCTCAAATCTGACGAGAATCTGTATTGCTGCTCCATCTGTAGAGGGAAAGTGGAAAATAACCGAGATATGAAGGTATGTGGCCATGTCTATTGTCCACATAAGTATTACCATGTCAGGTGTTTGACAGGTAAGCAGTTGAGTACACATGGTCCATGTTGGTACTGCCCATCTTGTCTTTGTTCGATTTGTCTTGTTGACAAAGACGACGATAAGATCATTTTATGTGATGCCTGTGATAATGCGTATCACATCTACTGCATGGAACCTCCACTGGATAGAATTCCAAATGGGAAGTGGTTTTGCAGAAAATGCGATGCTGGGTTAAAGAAGATAGGCAAAGTAAGAAGGGCATATGAGATTGTACAAAACCGATCAGAAATGAAGGGTGAAATTGGAAATGTGAAAAATGAAG CGTGA
- the LOC124944720 gene encoding BTB/POZ domain-containing protein At4g08455 isoform X1: MRNVRRRPLNPSDFPTFGSDLESRRVQCLSCTDRYFAKDAGTCRDCYDEASETEQELKREINDLKAKLGFLQVWSSSDSSSSSTHLYPERSSFCFTDVVLVAASEVYPIPIYAHKAVLVSRSPVFRAMLKNEMAESLSGTIKISDVSHNVLEVFVNYLYTANAELDEQMACDLLIMAEKYEVKHMKDSCENFILSRLNWDNSLSSLVFAHQHNAKGLFDAALLVIVDNIDKLNKKDEYMELVEKEPMLVVEIFEAYLSNQKNTAQSKSGLQLIIRENDAFRVL, from the exons ATGCGAAATGTGCGTCGGCGACCGCTCAATCCATCTGATTTTCCGACGTTTGGATCGGACTTGGAGAGTAGAAGGGTGCAGTGCCTGTCATGCACGGACCGTTACTTTGCCAAAGATGCTGGTACTTGCCGTGATTGCTACGATGAAGCGAGCGAGACAGAACAGGAGCTCAAACGCGAGATCAACGATCTTAAGGCCAAGTTAGGGTTCCTCCAAGTCTGGTCCTCATCTGATTCGTCGTCCTCTTCCACCCACCTATATCCGGAACGCTCCTCGTTCTGCTTCACTGACGTCGTTTTGGTCGCGGCATCGGAGGTCTATCCAATCCCGATCTATGCTCATAAGGCCGTCTTG GTAAGTCGTTCACCAGTTTTTAGAGCGATGCTCAAAAACGAGATGGCGGAGAGCTTAAGTGGGACAATAAAGATAAGTGATGTGTCGCATAATGTTCTGGAGGTATTTGTGAATTATCTGTACACTGCTAATGCTGAACTTGATGAGCAAATGGCCTGTGACCTTCTTATAATGGCCGAAAAATATGAAGTAAAGCATATGAAGGATTCTTGTGAGAATTTCATACTTTCTCGATTGAATTGGGACAACTCGCTTTCTAGCCTTGTCTTCGCCCACCAGCATAACGCAAAGGGGTTGTTTGATGCAGCATTGTTGGTCATTGTTGATAACATTGACAAGCTAAATAAGAAAGATGAGTATATGGAGCTAGTCGAGAAGGAGCCAATGCTGGTCGTGGAAATCTTTGAAGCTTATCTCTCAAATCAGAAGAATACTGCTCAATCCAAATCAGGCCTACAATTGatcat ACGAGAAAACGACGCTTTCAGAGTACTCTGA
- the LOC124944720 gene encoding BTB/POZ domain-containing protein At4g08455 isoform X2: MRNVRRRPLNPSDFPTFGSDLESRRVQCLSCTDRYFAKDAGTCRDCYDEASETEQELKREINDLKAKLGFLQVWSSSDSSSSSTHLYPERSSFCFTDVVLVAASEVYPIPIYAHKAVLVSRSPVFRAMLKNEMAESLSGTIKISDVSHNVLEVFVNYLYTANAELDEQMACDLLIMAEKYEVKHMKDSCENFILSRLNWDNSLSSLVFAHQHNAKGLFDAALLVIVDNIDKLNKKDEYMELVEKEPMLVVEIFEAYLSNQKNTAQSKSGLQLIMTNLIFV, from the exons ATGCGAAATGTGCGTCGGCGACCGCTCAATCCATCTGATTTTCCGACGTTTGGATCGGACTTGGAGAGTAGAAGGGTGCAGTGCCTGTCATGCACGGACCGTTACTTTGCCAAAGATGCTGGTACTTGCCGTGATTGCTACGATGAAGCGAGCGAGACAGAACAGGAGCTCAAACGCGAGATCAACGATCTTAAGGCCAAGTTAGGGTTCCTCCAAGTCTGGTCCTCATCTGATTCGTCGTCCTCTTCCACCCACCTATATCCGGAACGCTCCTCGTTCTGCTTCACTGACGTCGTTTTGGTCGCGGCATCGGAGGTCTATCCAATCCCGATCTATGCTCATAAGGCCGTCTTG GTAAGTCGTTCACCAGTTTTTAGAGCGATGCTCAAAAACGAGATGGCGGAGAGCTTAAGTGGGACAATAAAGATAAGTGATGTGTCGCATAATGTTCTGGAGGTATTTGTGAATTATCTGTACACTGCTAATGCTGAACTTGATGAGCAAATGGCCTGTGACCTTCTTATAATGGCCGAAAAATATGAAGTAAAGCATATGAAGGATTCTTGTGAGAATTTCATACTTTCTCGATTGAATTGGGACAACTCGCTTTCTAGCCTTGTCTTCGCCCACCAGCATAACGCAAAGGGGTTGTTTGATGCAGCATTGTTGGTCATTGTTGATAACATTGACAAGCTAAATAAGAAAGATGAGTATATGGAGCTAGTCGAGAAGGAGCCAATGCTGGTCGTGGAAATCTTTGAAGCTTATCTCTCAAATCAGAAGAATACTGCTCAATCCAAATCAGGCCTACAATTGatcat GAccaatttaatatttgtatga